The Mucilaginibacter rubeus genomic interval GTCGGATAGCCGCACGAGAACTCCAGTTCCCTCATCATCATATGGGAAAAACTATGTACCAAGAAATGTTTCCAGCCGTTATCCCTGATCTTTTGTTTGAACGTCGTACCCTGACTGCCCGGCGTTACATCCTGCGCAAAGCGATGGAAGCGTGCGATCAATGTTTCCTGATACCTTTCCGCCCATGCATTGATCGCCTCATCATTGAACTGGAAGAATAGACCCTCGCCCAAAGAAGCATTGGCCGGCAATACCAGCAGCTCATTATCCTCAACAGAATAAATATCCTGCCCATCGGTCGATTCGACGATCTCATTATTACGCCGTATCCTTTCTTTTGGCTTGACCCGAGTGAAGTCCAATTGTACTTGGGTAACCCGAAGCTCTTCTATCTGCTGTACCTTGCTAAAGAATGCACTAAGCTCAGTCGGTAGATCGATGTCCTTGAACTTTAGATCCTGCAGTTCGACCTCTTCGAGTCCATTCTTGGTAAAGCATTGATATTCCTGCCAGCGATATTGTTCATGCAGGTCTAGCCCCTCGTCATTATCGGCGTCAACTCCTAAGAAAGCATCACGAACCTTCGCGAGCAATGCCTGACGGTCCGGTACTACGATCGCATTCGCATCAAGGAAACCTTCGTTAAGATAAAGATTACAGAACTGCTCTTTAGCTAACGATGGGAACAAGCTATGCATTCGTTCCAAGGTTTGAAGCGCCAAACGCTCCTCCGGCGACGAGGGATCGATCAACCGTTCCGGAATATAGATACTCGAAAAACCATTCGCATAATAGATATTATTACCTGTTACCAGGGCCACCTGCATCTCTTCACTACGTTGACCAGCCCCAGCTACTGTACACCTTTCAAAAGGGATCGCATGCGAGTCGCCCTCGATCTGTATCTCCCAAGGCTTGTGACCCGGACATATTGGTTTTAAGTTATTGATTCCTTCCAGGTTAACCTTAGGTTGACCTGTTCCGCCGCTACCCATTTGACAGTTCAAACATTCTATGAAGATACTGCCATAACCCTCCGAGCGTGTCTTGCTTTCCGTCCAGCGCAGTTTCGGGTTCGGACAGCATGGCTCACAGGACTGGTCATTGAAGAGGTCAGCTCCCTTATCGGTCTGCTGGTTACGAAGGTGTATTAATATCTCCGTGCGCCAACGCAGGAACTTCTGCCAAGGTATGTCAGAGATGTGGCCATTAGGACAGATCAGGGCCAGGTTGATCTGGGTCAACGGTTCATAGATCGTTTGCTCGTAAGGAACTTTATCTGCATTAAGGAAACGCTTCCGCAGTTCCACCCCGTTCACCTTGACCGCGTGGTCGGCATCCCGAGGCGGAACGAAATGGTCCAGCGGATGGCGCCTACTGGCCCATAGGGCCCGCCATTGCTGATAGTTCTTCAGGTCACCGTTGTTGTTGCGGAACCATTTCGGGAAATGCGTACCAAGGACCATGAAATCCTCAGCAACGGCAGTTTCACCGTTGTTCCGCAAGAGCTGGTTAACCGGATGACGGCTCCATTTCGGCGAGTTGAACTGGTCATCCAGCGAGATATCAGGGATACCGATCAGGCAGATCAGTTCGCTCAATCCTTTTTCCTCCCGCAGGAACGCCACGAAGCGCGCATCGTCCACGAAATGAACACCCCGTCTGGCCAATGCCCTTCTGGACCGTTCGTAACGCTTCCGATCATCCGGTTCTTCCGCATGTATCTCGGCAACTACGGCCTGCGCTCTTTGCATGAACCGCCATTTGTTGACGTCCGAGACCAGGATATAAAGGCCCATACGCGTAGTGATGATTGATCCCACACCTGCTGTCGAGGACAACAATTTATATTTACCGATCCCTTGGTTGTATTGGTAGTTCCTATAGATGTCCATCCTTACTTAAGCTTGATCTTTAATGCCGCAGCAGGCTCAATGACCCTTAAGGACATCGGCACCTGCCATTTCTTACTGTGTACGTGCTCCTGGTATTCATCGATGTCCACATAGAGCTGGTCCTGTGGCGGGTTAGCGGTCGCTACGCGCCGGCTGAACACCAGATCATGGCTACTCACGGCCGCCTCTTGCGCAGCCGTCTGCCAATCAGCGATCGCTGCATCGATCCACCCGCGGATATCTTCGACGTTCTGCCCGGTGATGATGTTCCTCAATAGCGGGTCGCCCAACAGCGCCGAGCGTTGCGCACGATCACAGAAATGATCATATAGGTCCTCCTTTAGTTGCGCAAGCTCAGCCGTGGTGTAATTAAGGATGTTCCCTGCCGAACGTCGGCGCGCAAAATCATCCTGCCTATGTCTAATCATTGTCGCCAGGTAAAGGCTCAAATAACGCTCGACCGATTTTTTAGTGAACGGGGTGATCGATATCGGTTCCACATAGCTGTACATCTTCTCATGGAACTCGATGAACTTCTCATAATGGGAGACATCTCGCGCCCTGAACGGATGGTGTATCGTCACCACCAGACCCGCCTCATCTCTGGCAACACGGCTACTGGCCTGTATGTACTCAGCGATGTTCCTTGGCATCGAGTTCACGATCATCGTATTGAAACGGGACACGTCTATACCCACCGAGATCATGTTGGTGGCCACAACGAGATCAGGCGGCGCAAAGCCAGCCTGTAACTTTGGCCCATCCTCACGAACGACCATATGTGCGAACCGGGTTGGAGCTGACCAGCGTTCCCCGACCTTGCGCAACTCATTAGCGACCTCTTCACCCGACAAGCGGCCGGTTAGCTCAGCACTACGTATGGCATAGGTGTACAGCCCGTGCATCAAACGTCCCGGACGTACGGCCCGATTGAACACACGCCGCACCTCTTTGATCAAATAGGTCTGGACCTGCGATTCGGTCTTACCGACCTCTTTCAGGCTATTAAAATAGGAGATGATCGTATGGTAATAGTCCATTGCCGGCGCTACCGTTTCATATGCGAACGCGTCCAATGGACCGTTATTTCCAAGGCGTTCCAGTTCAAAGAGCGCCCGATGGGTCATAAAGATCGCCGCGATCCTCATCTGCATCCATATCTGGGTTCGGCCAGTTGGCAGTATCCCCAGATAACGGCGTTTGGAAAGGTACTCATCGGCCGAAGCACCACCACCGTAGTGCTCCCGCTTATAGAACGCAAAGAAGGAATCATCGCACTCAGGACCCGGTTGCGGGAATATAGAGACCTTGCGATCGAACAAGGCCATGATCTGCAAAGGGGTATTGCGCGTCGTCGCGGTCGAAGAAATCACCTTGGGGCGCGTACCATCACTTCGCGTGCAGAGCTGGTCTACCGCAGATTCGAACAGTGCGACCGCAGATCCTAAAGGCCCCAACAAAAGATGGAGCTCATCCTGTATGATCAGGTCAGGCGGTAGATAACCGTCCGCTGGTTTGCCTCGTTCCCAATCCCCGGTCCCAAAGATCCGCCTAGAGTCCTTATTCCGGTCAGTGGTCAGATCGGTCACCTTATGGGCCAACTGTGCGAACTTATCGACCGTTCCGAACACTAACGCAGGTGGATGCTGGTAGATGACCTCATCACAAAGCGCTACCGGAAGGCCGCCTTGGACCGTTTGCGCAAATGGATCGGGGAAAGAGAAGCAACAGCGTTCAGCTGCGCAGAACAAATGTATCCGATTATGATCGTAAGGTGCCGAAGCCGGGCCTTCTATTTGAGCGGACGGTGTCAGATCGGAACCGCACCATGGACACGATTGGAACGGCACGCGCGAAGCTTTCTTAGCGGCCAATTTATTGAACTCTTCCTGAAGGTCTGGCAGGCTGTTAGGCAAGGAACCATCGCCCACCCAAAGGCCGATATAGATCGGTTCCTGGCCGACCCTTACAGGGTCCCAACGACGCATCAATTCCAAGGCCATGATGACCAAGGTCGCCCGTTGGAACTGCTGCAATGTCAGGAGCCTTAAGGTGTAACGCATGATCGCCGCTGTCCCGCCGCCACTCGCACCGTACTTGCGGCGCCGGTACAGG includes:
- the drmB gene encoding DUF1998 domain-containing protein: MDIYRNYQYNQGIGKYKLLSSTAGVGSIITTRMGLYILVSDVNKWRFMQRAQAVVAEIHAEEPDDRKRYERSRRALARRGVHFVDDARFVAFLREEKGLSELICLIGIPDISLDDQFNSPKWSRHPVNQLLRNNGETAVAEDFMVLGTHFPKWFRNNNGDLKNYQQWRALWASRRHPLDHFVPPRDADHAVKVNGVELRKRFLNADKVPYEQTIYEPLTQINLALICPNGHISDIPWQKFLRWRTEILIHLRNQQTDKGADLFNDQSCEPCCPNPKLRWTESKTRSEGYGSIFIECLNCQMGSGGTGQPKVNLEGINNLKPICPGHKPWEIQIEGDSHAIPFERCTVAGAGQRSEEMQVALVTGNNIYYANGFSSIYIPERLIDPSSPEERLALQTLERMHSLFPSLAKEQFCNLYLNEGFLDANAIVVPDRQALLAKVRDAFLGVDADNDEGLDLHEQYRWQEYQCFTKNGLEEVELQDLKFKDIDLPTELSAFFSKVQQIEELRVTQVQLDFTRVKPKERIRRNNEIVESTDGQDIYSVEDNELLVLPANASLGEGLFFQFNDEAINAWAERYQETLIARFHRFAQDVTPGSQGTTFKQKIRDNGWKHFLVHSFSHMMMRELEFSCGYPTASLKERLYISERLNMNGVLIYTADGSEGSMGGLVWQGQPINLTALVKKGLSRSIDCSSDPLCWESEGQGLFDLNLAACFSCALVSETACEEMNLGLDRTVLVDEVFGFFKDLIP
- a CDS encoding helicase-related protein, which gives rise to MMIKEKRKGLERFLTEQALGPGASGYRYLCVDDVPADASPLTALQGLGNERELLNIVPGAIYSTGILFPIDDSSVVQQAQAQSDDQDAEDDEDVAGQPVDPQDDDDRSRIDQMFPNMMGMTCCFDDRLLGSDDLRIRVQARYYIKVDPKKEEAGHYGVLCELDSGFLGRFLEQLGLAQRFRLVVKGANVIITYHPLRGLPTKDIRRQLRNAGDTEAQRIAGELRAAGHNLPPGQTLSAIKQSCYYALKFELTDQDQIARIYTASQQIEQIECGVNHLYDLMELFDGGYGIWRSQVVDVLVPFPVTVPQVVGRKMIYTCNELSRNYQSSLKDIFRNDISPDAQASLSLNLQLSQDSRRADDKVFLKVQLLNTSTHFQPNGGRYYSTFNEVVNERTFFGVKISITDERLVPYNTFELSEEANLHDEDNITRSIYRQYEDYGIGHGCSVRWETRNGRSIETEYIPSCDTPDIDTVPKDKETPGDGAPADILTDTTALQFKWLSHLSDTTDEEVLSGLKEFVASYGTWIIRKRQRYAAVDGPEGRIAAVQLDRCEADQQRMLANITGLLEGAANADNLMDLRLMNSSMFMQLWHSVNVKAKQVQDVFSADDFEGFDRSFYEAADVSINGRTAAWRAFQLAFILLNLDGVFEPSDGQPWTIRNEQVDLVWFPTGGGKTEAYLGIISLTILYRRRKYGASGGGTAAIMRYTLRLLTLQQFQRATLVIMALELMRRWDPVRVGQEPIYIGLWVGDGSLPNSLPDLQEEFNKLAAKKASRVPFQSCPWCGSDLTPSAQIEGPASAPYDHNRIHLFCAAERCCFSFPDPFAQTVQGGLPVALCDEVIYQHPPALVFGTVDKFAQLAHKVTDLTTDRNKDSRRIFGTGDWERGKPADGYLPPDLIIQDELHLLLGPLGSAVALFESAVDQLCTRSDGTRPKVISSTATTRNTPLQIMALFDRKVSIFPQPGPECDDSFFAFYKREHYGGGASADEYLSKRRYLGILPTGRTQIWMQMRIAAIFMTHRALFELERLGNNGPLDAFAYETVAPAMDYYHTIISYFNSLKEVGKTESQVQTYLIKEVRRVFNRAVRPGRLMHGLYTYAIRSAELTGRLSGEEVANELRKVGERWSAPTRFAHMVVREDGPKLQAGFAPPDLVVATNMISVGIDVSRFNTMIVNSMPRNIAEYIQASSRVARDEAGLVVTIHHPFRARDVSHYEKFIEFHEKMYSYVEPISITPFTKKSVERYLSLYLATMIRHRQDDFARRRSAGNILNYTTAELAQLKEDLYDHFCDRAQRSALLGDPLLRNIITGQNVEDIRGWIDAAIADWQTAAQEAAVSSHDLVFSRRVATANPPQDQLYVDIDEYQEHVHSKKWQVPMSLRVIEPAAALKIKLK